A single genomic interval of Lepidochelys kempii isolate rLepKem1 chromosome 13, rLepKem1.hap2, whole genome shotgun sequence harbors:
- the STX16 gene encoding syntaxin-16 isoform X4, whose protein sequence is MATRRLTDAFLLLRNNAIQNRQLLAEQLADDRMALVSGISLDPEAAVCVTKRLPPKWVDGVGEIQDDISRIKQKMKELASLHDKYLNRPTLDDSSEEEHAIEITTQEITQLFHRCQRAVQALQSRSRNCTEQEERVLRNIVSSLAQSLQDLSTNFRHAQSDYLKRMKNREERAKHFFDTSVPLMDDGEDSTLYDRGFTDDQLVLVEQNTLMVEEREREIRQIVQSISDLNEIFRDLGAMIVEQGTVLDRIDYNVEQSCVKTEEGLKQLHKAEQYQKKNRKMFVILILFVIVIVLIVVLVGVKSH, encoded by the exons CTTGCTGATGATCGCATGGCACTAGTATCAGGAATCAGTTTAGATCCCGAAGCAGCAGTTTGTGTAACAAAGCGGCTACCCCCCAAATGGGTTGATGGAGTGGGAGAA ATTCAGGATGATATCAGCAGGATTAAACAGAAGATGAAAGAATTAGCCAGTCTTCATGACAAATATTTAAACAGACCTACTTTGGATGATAGCAGCGAAGAAGAACATGCAATAGAAATTACTACCCAAGAGATCACACAG CTATTTCACAGATGCCAGAGAGCAGTCCAGGCCTTGCAGAGCAGGTCACGTAATTGTACAGAACAAGAAGAACGTGTTCTCAGAAACATAGTGTCTTCCTTAGCACAGTCCCTTCAGGACCTATCCACCAACTTTAGGCATGCGCAGTCTGACTATCTCAAAC GCATGAAAAATCGAGAAGAAAGAGCCAAGCATTTCTTTGATACGTCAGTCCCGCTCATGGATGATGGAGAGGACAGTACTCTTTATGATCGG GGTTTTACAGATGACCAGTTAGTATTGGTGGAACAAAACACATTAATGGTGGAAGAGCGGGAAAGAGAAATCCGCCAGATTGTACAATCAATCTCTGATCTCAATGAAATATTTAGGGACCTTGGAGCAATGATAGTGGAACAG GGTACAGTTCTGGACAGAATTGACTACAATGTTGAGCAGTCGTGTGTAAAAACTGAAGAGGGATTGAAACAATTACATAAG GCTGAACAATATCAGAAGAAGAATCGGAAGATGTttgtcattttaattttatttgtaataGTAATTGTACTTATTGTTGTTCTTGTTGGTGTAAAGTCACACTAG
- the STX16 gene encoding syntaxin-16 isoform X1 produces MALVSGISLDPEAAVCVTKRLPPKWVDGVGEIQDDISRIKQKMKELASLHDKYLNRPTLDDSSEEEHAIEITTQEITQLFHRCQRAVQALQSRSRNCTEQEERVLRNIVSSLAQSLQDLSTNFRHAQSDYLKRMKNREERAKHFFDTSVPLMDDGEDSTLYDRGFTDDQLVLVEQNTLMVEEREREIRQIVQSISDLNEIFRDLGAMIVEQGTVLDRIDYNVEQSCVKTEEGLKQLHKAEQYQKKNRKMFVILILFVIVIVLIVVLVGVKSH; encoded by the exons ATGGCACTAGTATCAGGAATCAGTTTAGATCCCGAAGCAGCAGTTTGTGTAACAAAGCGGCTACCCCCCAAATGGGTTGATGGAGTGGGAGAA ATTCAGGATGATATCAGCAGGATTAAACAGAAGATGAAAGAATTAGCCAGTCTTCATGACAAATATTTAAACAGACCTACTTTGGATGATAGCAGCGAAGAAGAACATGCAATAGAAATTACTACCCAAGAGATCACACAG CTATTTCACAGATGCCAGAGAGCAGTCCAGGCCTTGCAGAGCAGGTCACGTAATTGTACAGAACAAGAAGAACGTGTTCTCAGAAACATAGTGTCTTCCTTAGCACAGTCCCTTCAGGACCTATCCACCAACTTTAGGCATGCGCAGTCTGACTATCTCAAAC GCATGAAAAATCGAGAAGAAAGAGCCAAGCATTTCTTTGATACGTCAGTCCCGCTCATGGATGATGGAGAGGACAGTACTCTTTATGATCGG GGTTTTACAGATGACCAGTTAGTATTGGTGGAACAAAACACATTAATGGTGGAAGAGCGGGAAAGAGAAATCCGCCAGATTGTACAATCAATCTCTGATCTCAATGAAATATTTAGGGACCTTGGAGCAATGATAGTGGAACAG GGTACAGTTCTGGACAGAATTGACTACAATGTTGAGCAGTCGTGTGTAAAAACTGAAGAGGGATTGAAACAATTACATAAG GCTGAACAATATCAGAAGAAGAATCGGAAGATGTttgtcattttaattttatttgtaataGTAATTGTACTTATTGTTGTTCTTGTTGGTGTAAAGTCACACTAG